In the Populus nigra chromosome 2, ddPopNigr1.1, whole genome shotgun sequence genome, tgtgtgtgacaaaaaaattatgtgctACACATAAAATTATCGATATCCATGAAAAATATGAGAGAACAGGGCAGAGAAGTGAGAGAAGaaatatagagagagaaaaggaaaaacaagtcAGTCGCATGCATATCCACAGAGGAAGAACTTTGCACATAGCATCAATTTCTTGTATAACAAGATTTAGGATgtttctcaaattttatatatgcTCCCGAGGATCCGTGAGCCCCTCGTAGTTGTCTAGGTTGGCTTTTGCTGAAACATAGTCTCTAGAGAGTCGAGTGTGTGAGATTATATGACAAAGTAGAGATTCTTTGACTAGGATATGTTCAGGAGATCCTAGAGTTATAGATCTCATCATATGCCTATGCTTTTTTCTAGATTGTGAGGGAGACTTTGATGTGGATCAATAGTGATTAGATCATTAAGAGCATCTCGTGTGATAATGATGTGTGTAACTCATTTTAGGTGTAGCAGTGCGAGCATTACTCGCATGCATGTCATTCTACCTTGTTTCTTTAAGGAATTGGAATCGTATTTATGCACTTGGTGCATATATAATAGCTTGTTGTTGTGTAGGAGAAAAGGTACAAAGATGTATTTACATTGGTGCAACAACATCATTGAGCATATATACTTCATGGAAAAGATGTTAAAGACCTAAAGGAATTGGAGTCCCTGTGATGGGGAGATCAGTCACTCTCCCCTATACTAGAGTCTCGTCAGCTATAGAAAGAGTTGTTGGTGAAAggtgaaaggaaatgaaatggtTTTATGTTTTCCACAAACAAGGCCactaataaaatcaaagaaaaacttTAACACATAAATGGACTTTTCCTAGTTGAGTTATGCGTCTAAGTtgttccttttaaaaaaaatcccttgtAAAATGAGAAAGTCTCCACTATTTAAGTTAGTATATGTATGCATAGGAAAATATAatgtatagaaaagaaaagtgaaaatatCATTGTGTGTGAATTCAGGTGTGGCTTTAGAAAAAATAGCTTCTGTTTAGTGAAATAGgtgtatttatttatgaaatttatttataggaaagaAAATCACATTATTGGCCAACCAAAGTGGCTCAACGGTTGGTGTGAGTTGCCATGAGTTCTAGTAAGTGATTGGAAAAGAAGTTAACCTGTTTGAAAGTGTAGAtgtagttgctttttaaagtgtttttcatattgaaatccatcaaaataatatatttttttatgttttaaaaattatttttgagatcaacgtattaaaaagatccaaaatatataaaaaattattttttaacaaaataaaaatcattattttttttaaaacacgggTTAACCAATGTCTCAAATATACTAATtggtatatttgtttttttattggtatagATGTCTGGTAGGTGTAGCAAAAGGATAGTTGCAACGTTTATCCTGCAATAGTTTTATACGTGCGAGACATAGAAATTATATACGCTACACTTGAAATTACTGGTGCCGAGGAAAAAAGTGAGAGAAAAAGACAGAGAAGTGGGAGAAAAATATagagagaggaaaagaagaaTGGGTTGGTGGGCGGCCAATTGGCCTAGTAGCCTAAAGGGGCGGCCAGGCCTCGCTCCCAATCATTTTGGTAGTTAAAGGGGCTACCAGCAGGACTGTCTAGGCCTAGAacaactgagaaaaaaaaatcatatgatcaTGCAAGACAATTcgttcatttaattaaaaaagaaaagaaaaggagaagggaagagaggggaagaagaagaaaggacaACCTGTTCTTTCATCATTTTGGGTGGTAAGGATTATAAATCTGCATGTGAGCTAGAAGCTAGAAGCCATGAGATGCTGGCAGAGTCTCCATCACCTAAAATCCATGTTTAATATTTCCCCACCACCATTTTTGGctacataaaaatttgaaagcCTAAAATATCCAAACCCTAAATTCTATATTTCTTTTGGTTGATGAACGTCTTAACCTACAACATGCTTCATCCTCACACTCGAGAATCTCTCTTTGTTTCTCCATGTTGGTAGGACCAGAAAGTCAAATTGGAAATGAAACTTGGCAGCACTTTCATCATCAATTCAATAGCCAATTTAAAACCTGGGAATTGTTAGTACACAAATAACTGAACtttatttcttaagaaaaaaaaaacatagaagaagaagaagaacatgcAACTCTTGGTTGAATACGTTAGAATAGTTGTTAGCTTGGTCGGGGGTTAGCTTAGAAGACATGTGGAATACATTAGCCTTAGTAAATAACTGAAGAACTCTCCCTATCAGTCCAAAAGAAAACTCATGCCAATCTGTAAAGAAACCCATTTCCTCGAAACATTATCTAGATGAAACACAGAAATCCTCAGATGGGTCTTGACTCCCGAGACAGACGTGCATCCCATTTCGCAAATGTGTTGcatgttcttttaatttggcccatgaatGTGTCATAGGGATTGCACGGAAATATAATCACAATATTATCAGgtcaaatatttctttattaagCAAACGCACGAACTCACTTTTAAGATGCAAAACAAGTAGCCTACCTGTCCGTACAAAATTAccaggaaaaaaataagaaaaaagaagaaaaggttccTAAGCAAATCTGACCAATGCCCATTCAGCTGTTGGACAGACGCAAGCTCCAGTCTTGGGTCCTGTTGCCCATTGTCACCAATAGAACGACTAACAGAAACTAACTATTCAAAAGATTTTGAGCTGGCCACATATAACATGGGGAGAGAACCCTGAAACCTGACGTTGCTCGCTTATAAATCAATATATGGCAGCTACAATGAAGAACAGAATCTGATAATTTTCTAAATGAATTTCAAGCAGGGAAACATTTCCCAAATTGATAACCAAAATATGATCCAAATCCCACAGGTTCAATTCATCTTACTCATTTCGCAACCAAGTTATTCCTAGGACTACAATTCAGGATTATGATCCATCTTATTCCTCCTCTGTCTTATTTTTAGTACTCCTCTGACTATGATAAGGCCACAACTTCCACCATGAGAATTTGCAGAGATTTATAATGGATCTGCATATCAGTTGTCTTGGTTCATTCACCTGTGCAAGGAATGTCCTCTCTGGGAGCACTTCTGTCTGCAAAAAACGGTGATTTTACGTAATTTCAGTGATCTAATCCACTAATGCCTACAATAGAAACTAAAGGATGTCAAATAACAATGTTTGCTTACGTTGGCAATGAATTTGAGTCCAATCTTTATCTCTCCTTTGTAGGTGTCATCTTCAAGCAACACATTATATGGAGCTGGCATCATTTCTAGAATTCCTCTGTTAATCCCCTCATCTATTATTCCTCCAAGGTAAATTCTAAATCACAGATAAcacgtaaattaaaaaaaattaaaaaaaaatcataagaagaCAAACTGGTTAGTGGATTGAGACAAGTCTCTGCAATATCACTACACCCAcgagaaaatattatttgatgaaaTTCCTCGTTGCCATTACTTTTGGCGGCTAGAAAACCACCCTGGCATAGTTTCCGCTACAAATCTTATCTATCATTCCTCAGAATGAGAGTTTCATTCACAATTTATGCAGATATTCACTGTCAAGCTTCAAAGGAGGAAAAGCATACATATGATAGTTGATTTAGCCATTTACGAATGATATTGTTCCGTGTGAAATTAGAAGTTGTTAGGTTCGTTATGTGTCTTCTTTGCGTTACATGATCCCCTAAAGGGCCAGGAGCGTgaaattttttagataaaacaaaaacaaaaaatcatgcaaTATTAAgcttctagaaaaaaataagggcAAGAATGACTTCTAGACGTTACATGGTTTCACCGACAAATCCACCATCAGTGAAGAATTCCTGGTCCATGATTCTGAATTTTAGATGGGTCAACTGTTTCCAATCAGTTAATGGGAAGTCAAACCTGAATTTCTCATTCCACCATGTTTTTTCATCTTTGCCTGAGTCATGAAACTGAGTTACTAAGGTACTTGAACAAACTAGCCGTAGGAGCTCAAGATATCAACCTAGTAAATTGAAAGGCAGGGTGTGAACCTGATGATGCTTTGCTTTTGTGCACGTGAGATCCACATTGTATGATGACATGATAGACTGGTGGACCTGTAACCAAGGCGAAACTGAAATGTTAATGGGCTCAAATCAGGTCAAAATGAAAGAAGGCATATGCAAAAAACTTCAACGGGTGCGGCGGCATACAGAGCCACAAGCAAACATC is a window encoding:
- the LOC133683000 gene encoding elicitor-responsive protein 3 translates to MKRGILEVLLVHAKGMKHTNLIGPPVYHVIIQCGSHVHKSKASSGKDEKTWWNEKFRFDFPLTDWKQLTHLKFRIMDQEFFTDGGFVGETIIYLGGIIDEGINRGILEMMPAPYNVLLEDDTYKGEIKIGLKFIANTEVLPERTFLAQVNEPRQLICRSIINLCKFSWWKLWPYHSQRSTKNKTEEE